The following are encoded in a window of Pseudomonadota bacterium genomic DNA:
- the nadB gene encoding L-aspartate oxidase, whose amino-acid sequence MTHQYDVLVIGSGASGLSVALQLAQDARVALLSKGPLQEGATLYAQGGISAVLDSCDSIESHVQDTLTAGAGLCDLDVVRYVVERGRESVQWLIDQGVAFTRAEPKVGGIEYHLTREGGHTHRRIIHAADATGRAIENTLEDRVRAHPSIDVFEHHLAIDLITAAKFGLGAERCLGAYVLDARAHRVITFRARFVVLATGGAGKVYLYTSNPDVATGDGVAMAWRAGCPVASMEFFQFHPTCLYHPRAKSFLITEAVRGEGGKLLLPDGSAFMDRFDARAELAPRDIVARAIDHEMKRLGLDFVYLDISHKPADFILGHFPTIAARCREYGIDITREPIPVVPAAHYMCGGVVTDRHGQSAVPGLYAIGEVAYTGLHGANRMASNSLLECLVMARAASMDIRTRLAGAPHVPPVPDWDETQVTDSDEEVVVAHNWDELRRFMWDYVGIVRTTKRLQRASRRVQLLRDEIIDYYGNFRVTVDLIELRNLVQVAELIIESALRRKESRGLHYTLDFPLPDASRPPSPIVLRRPM is encoded by the coding sequence ATGACGCACCAGTACGATGTCCTCGTCATCGGCAGCGGCGCTTCCGGATTAAGTGTCGCGCTGCAGCTCGCACAAGACGCGCGGGTCGCCCTTCTGTCGAAGGGCCCGTTGCAGGAAGGCGCGACACTCTACGCCCAAGGGGGGATCTCGGCGGTGCTCGATAGCTGTGACTCGATCGAGTCCCATGTGCAGGATACCCTGACCGCCGGCGCCGGCCTTTGCGATCTCGATGTGGTACGTTACGTCGTCGAACGCGGGCGTGAAAGCGTGCAGTGGCTTATCGATCAAGGTGTCGCGTTCACGCGCGCCGAACCAAAGGTAGGGGGCATCGAATATCACCTGACCCGCGAGGGGGGGCATACCCACCGGCGCATTATCCATGCAGCGGACGCCACCGGACGCGCCATTGAAAACACCCTTGAAGACCGGGTCCGCGCTCATCCCTCCATTGATGTGTTCGAGCACCACCTGGCGATCGACCTCATTACCGCGGCCAAGTTCGGTCTCGGCGCTGAGCGCTGCCTGGGCGCCTATGTCTTGGATGCGCGCGCGCATCGGGTAATCACCTTTCGGGCGCGTTTCGTGGTCCTCGCTACCGGCGGGGCGGGCAAGGTTTACCTGTATACGAGCAATCCCGATGTCGCGACCGGCGACGGCGTGGCGATGGCCTGGCGCGCCGGTTGCCCCGTCGCCAGCATGGAGTTTTTTCAATTCCATCCCACCTGCCTTTATCATCCGCGGGCGAAGTCCTTTCTCATTACCGAGGCCGTCCGTGGCGAGGGTGGGAAACTCCTGCTGCCCGACGGCTCGGCTTTCATGGACCGTTTCGATGCGCGCGCGGAACTCGCGCCCCGCGACATTGTTGCGCGCGCGATCGATCACGAGATGAAACGCTTGGGCCTCGACTTTGTCTACCTCGACATCTCGCATAAACCGGCGGATTTTATTCTCGGCCACTTTCCCACTATCGCCGCCCGCTGCCGCGAATACGGCATCGACATCACCCGCGAGCCGATCCCCGTCGTGCCAGCCGCACACTATATGTGCGGCGGCGTGGTCACGGATCGGCACGGGCAAAGCGCGGTTCCGGGGCTTTATGCCATCGGCGAAGTCGCTTACACGGGCCTGCACGGGGCCAACCGCATGGCCAGCAATTCCTTGTTGGAATGCCTCGTCATGGCGCGCGCCGCCTCGATGGACATCCGCACGCGCCTGGCGGGCGCGCCGCACGTGCCACCGGTTCCCGATTGGGATGAAACGCAAGTGACGGATTCCGACGAGGAAGTCGTCGTCGCCCATAATTGGGACGAATTGCGCCGCTTTATGTGGGACTACGTCGGCATCGTGCGCACCACAAAACGCTTGCAGCGGGCCAGCCGCCGGGTGCAACTCCTGCGCGACGAAATCATCGATTATTACGGTAACTTTCGCGTCACCGTGGACCTCATCGAGCTGCGCAACCTGGTGCAGGTCGCCGAGCTTATCATCGAATCGGCCCTGCGGCGCAAGGAGAGCCGCGGCCTGCATTACACGCTGGACTTTCCGCTTCCCGATGCGTCCCGTCCGCCCTCACCCATCGTGCTGCGCCGACCGATGTAG
- a CDS encoding cell division protein ZipA C-terminal FtsZ-binding domain-containing protein, which produces MNGLRLSLLVIGLVILAAIYWWGTASQKGNRWKRFTRRRRREQPPLDALPMSLERKEGIDYTRTLADLNELIVERRDGRTSQSRIGRALRRGRERFTQPAIDAGPPDPKPDKAPEPEKILALFLTAPAGESYRGVAVRDAAEAVGLRYGDMGVFHHYGLAGIPSQQSLFCLANMLEPGNFDLENIHTHETAGLVMFMRLPAPADGSVAFELMLNTAQRLHERLGGELRDGEHRPLARAAIDRMRKLAVDACR; this is translated from the coding sequence ATGAACGGCCTGCGCCTGAGCTTGCTGGTGATCGGGCTCGTCATTCTTGCGGCGATCTATTGGTGGGGTACGGCGTCGCAGAAGGGCAACCGCTGGAAGCGATTCACCCGGCGGCGCCGGCGAGAGCAACCGCCGCTCGACGCGCTGCCGATGTCGCTCGAACGAAAAGAGGGCATTGATTACACTCGGACACTCGCCGATCTCAATGAGCTGATAGTGGAAAGGCGCGACGGACGTACGTCTCAGTCCCGCATCGGCCGAGCGCTACGGCGTGGCCGCGAGCGCTTCACCCAGCCCGCAATCGACGCCGGCCCGCCAGATCCCAAGCCGGACAAAGCGCCGGAACCGGAGAAGATACTGGCGCTGTTTCTTACCGCCCCCGCGGGCGAGAGTTATCGCGGCGTCGCGGTTCGGGATGCTGCCGAGGCGGTTGGGCTGCGCTATGGCGACATGGGAGTGTTTCATCATTACGGCCTCGCAGGCATACCGTCGCAGCAAAGTCTTTTTTGCCTCGCCAATATGCTTGAACCGGGTAATTTCGACCTCGAGAACATCCACACTCACGAGACCGCGGGCCTGGTCATGTTCATGCGTCTTCCGGCGCCGGCCGATGGGAGCGTGGCATTCGAGCTTATGCTCAACACGGCGCAACGCCTGCACGAGCGGTTGGGAGGTGAGCTGCGCGATGGCGAACACCGGCCGCTCGCGCGCGCGGCCATCGATAGGATGCGGAAGCTGGCGGTGGATGCCTGCCGATAG
- the rpoE gene encoding RNA polymerase sigma factor RpoE yields MGETGADAQLVKRVQKGDKKAFDLLVLKYQQRIIKLVSRYVRDPTDTLDVAQDAFLKAYRALPNFRGDSAFYTWLYRIAINTAKNYLVTQSRRPMDSESFRVEGEQVELESMLKDLATPESLLITDEIKETIAEAIEQLPDDLRTAINLREVEGLSYEEIADVMTCPIGTVRSRIFRAREAIDHRLKALLE; encoded by the coding sequence ATGGGCGAGACCGGCGCCGATGCACAGCTTGTCAAGAGGGTTCAGAAGGGCGACAAGAAAGCGTTTGATCTACTCGTGTTGAAATACCAACAGAGGATCATTAAATTGGTGTCCCGATATGTACGTGATCCCACCGACACCTTGGATGTAGCTCAGGATGCATTTCTAAAGGCCTACCGTGCCCTGCCAAACTTCCGCGGCGATAGCGCCTTCTATACATGGCTATACCGTATTGCCATCAATACGGCGAAAAATTATCTCGTAACGCAGTCCCGGCGGCCAATGGATTCCGAGAGTTTTCGCGTCGAAGGAGAGCAAGTCGAACTGGAATCGATGCTGAAGGATCTCGCGACGCCTGAAAGTCTCTTGATCACCGATGAGATCAAGGAGACCATCGCCGAGGCCATCGAACAGTTACCCGATGACCTTCGCACCGCCATTAATCTACGTGAGGTCGAGGGTTTGAGCTATGAGGAAATCGCGGATGTGATGACTTGCCCGATTGGAACGGTCCGATCGCGGATATTCCGGGCCAGGGAAGCGATCGACCATCGGTTAAAAGCGTTATTGGAGTGA
- the ligA gene encoding NAD-dependent DNA ligase LigA, with amino-acid sequence MPADSRTAARVRELRELIDTHNYRYHVLDDPVITDAEFDGFMRELEALEAQHLDLIVAGSPTQRVGAEPLAKFGEIAHEVPMLSLANAFTPGDLAAFDRRAREALGVEEVEYSAEPKLDGLAVSILYIEGVLARAATRGDGTRGEDVTRNVRTIRSIPIRLLGAGYPRVLEVRGEVHMTRQGFQALNEHQRAAGAKVFSNPRNAAAGSLRQLDSRITAHRPLTIFCYGTGKVDGGEIPARHDHILRQFKAWGLRVCGKAAVVQGVQGCLLYFEAMERERARLPYDIDGVVYKVNDLRQQEALGFRARAPRWALAFKFAPEWRNTRVLAIEVQVGRTGALTPVARLDPVFVGGATVTNATLHNQDEIDRKDVRIGDTVVVHRAGDVIPEIARVLLEYRPPGAKPFQIPDRCPVCAAPAVRKAGEAVSRCTGSLRCPAQRVQAILHFASRRALDIQGMGDKLVEQLVTAGKVKDVADLYKLNEAEIADLDRMGLKSAKKLVAALEKSKSTTLARFLYALGITDVGEATARTLAAHFGSLDAIRLASVAELEAVADIGPIIANHIAEFFSNPKNLDIIARLQQAGMRWQEQAVTTGLPLEGLTFVLTGTLASMSRDQASERLLALGAKVSASVSRQTSFVVVGTDPGTKAVRARELGVPVLFEEELLEKLAQ; translated from the coding sequence ATGCCTGCCGATAGCCGAACGGCGGCACGCGTTCGCGAGCTCCGCGAACTGATTGACACGCATAATTACCGCTACCATGTGCTCGATGATCCGGTGATTACCGATGCCGAGTTCGACGGTTTCATGCGTGAATTGGAAGCGCTGGAAGCGCAGCATCTGGATCTCATCGTAGCCGGATCTCCAACCCAGCGCGTGGGCGCCGAGCCGCTAGCGAAATTCGGCGAGATCGCGCATGAGGTCCCGATGCTGTCGCTCGCCAACGCGTTTACCCCCGGCGATCTCGCGGCCTTCGATCGGCGGGCGCGCGAAGCCTTGGGCGTGGAGGAAGTGGAATACAGCGCCGAGCCCAAGCTCGACGGCCTTGCCGTCAGCATCCTGTATATAGAGGGCGTACTTGCTCGAGCCGCGACCCGTGGCGACGGGACGCGCGGCGAAGACGTGACGCGGAATGTGCGCACGATCCGGAGCATCCCGATACGCCTGCTTGGTGCCGGGTATCCGCGAGTCCTCGAAGTCCGCGGTGAAGTGCATATGACGAGACAGGGATTCCAAGCGCTGAACGAACATCAGCGGGCGGCCGGCGCCAAGGTATTTTCAAACCCGCGCAATGCGGCCGCGGGCAGCCTGCGGCAACTCGATTCACGGATAACCGCCCACCGCCCCTTGACGATTTTTTGCTATGGTACCGGTAAGGTCGATGGCGGGGAGATCCCGGCTAGGCACGATCACATCCTGCGTCAATTCAAAGCCTGGGGTTTGCGGGTCTGCGGCAAAGCCGCGGTCGTTCAGGGGGTGCAGGGGTGTCTGCTCTATTTCGAGGCGATGGAGCGTGAACGCGCGCGCCTTCCCTACGACATAGACGGTGTGGTCTACAAGGTCAACGATCTGCGTCAGCAAGAAGCGCTCGGGTTTCGCGCGCGGGCGCCGCGCTGGGCGCTTGCTTTTAAGTTTGCGCCCGAGTGGCGAAACACCCGGGTCCTTGCCATCGAGGTGCAGGTCGGGCGTACCGGGGCGCTCACGCCGGTCGCGCGGCTCGATCCTGTTTTTGTCGGCGGCGCGACCGTGACCAATGCGACCTTGCACAATCAGGACGAGATCGATCGCAAGGATGTGCGGATCGGCGACACCGTGGTTGTGCACAGGGCCGGAGATGTGATTCCCGAGATTGCGCGTGTTCTGCTGGAGTACCGTCCGCCCGGCGCGAAGCCCTTTCAGATCCCGGATCGCTGCCCGGTGTGCGCTGCGCCCGCCGTGCGTAAAGCGGGCGAAGCGGTGTCGCGGTGCACCGGCTCCTTGCGCTGCCCGGCGCAGCGCGTTCAGGCCATCTTGCACTTCGCCTCGCGGCGCGCCCTCGACATCCAGGGCATGGGCGATAAGTTAGTCGAGCAATTGGTGACGGCGGGTAAGGTCAAGGATGTCGCGGATCTTTATAAGCTCAATGAAGCGGAGATAGCGGATCTCGATCGCATGGGCTTAAAATCCGCAAAGAAGTTGGTCGCTGCCTTGGAGAAGAGCAAGAGCACAACGCTGGCGCGGTTCCTCTATGCCCTCGGCATCACGGATGTGGGGGAAGCCACGGCCCGGACCCTCGCGGCGCATTTCGGCTCGCTCGATGCAATTCGCCTGGCGAGCGTCGCGGAACTCGAAGCCGTGGCGGATATCGGTCCGATTATCGCGAACCACATCGCCGAATTTTTTAGCAATCCTAAGAACCTCGACATCATCGCGCGTTTGCAACAGGCGGGAATGCGCTGGCAAGAACAGGCCGTTACCACCGGCCTGCCTTTGGAAGGTTTGACCTTTGTCCTCACGGGCACCCTCGCATCGATGAGCCGCGACCAAGCGAGCGAGCGCCTCCTCGCCCTCGGCGCCAAGGTCAGCGCGAGCGTTTCGCGCCAGACGAGCTTCGTCGTCGTTGGAACCGATCCTGGGACCAAAGCCGTGCGCGCCCGCGAGCTCGGTGTACCGGTTCTTTTCGAGGAGGAGTTATTGGAGAAATTGGCTCAGTAA